Within the Govania unica genome, the region TTCACCGCCGGACAGGGTCGCGACCTTGTTGTTGGCCCGGTCCGCGCTGAACCCGACCGCGCCAAGCTTGGCCCGGACTTCAGGTTCCTTGGCGTTCGGCATAAGGTCGGCCATATGCTGAAACGGCGTCTCGTCCGGGCGCAGCTCATCCAGCTGATGCTGGGCGAAATAGCCCACCGTCATCTTGGGAAAGCTGGTCATTTTCCCCTGCATCATGGGAAGCCGCCCGGCGATCATCTTGGCAAAGGTCGATTTCCCGTTGCCGTTCGAGCCCACAAGCGCGATGCGATCATCCGGATCGATCCGGAGATTGAGGCTTTTCAGAATCGGATTGTCGTCGCTATAGCCGACCGCGCCACTTTCCACGGCGATCAGCGGCGGCGACAGCTTGGGTGGTGCCGAGAATTTGATCGGCCGCACGTCAGCTTCCATGGTGAGCGCAATCGGCGGCATCTTGGCCAGAGCCTTGATACGGCTTTGTGCCTGTTTGGCCTTGGCGGCGGAGGCGCGGAAGCGATCGACAAAGGACTGCATATGCTTGCGCGCAGCATCGACCTTGCGCGATTCGGACTCAAGCCGCTGACGATTGGCGGTCAGCCGCTCGACAAAGCTTTGATAGTTGCCGGTATAAAGCGTGAGCTTGCCCTGATCGAGATGCAGAATCGCGCCCATGCAGCGATCCAGCAGATCGCGGTCATGGCTGATCACCACCACCGTATGACGATAGTCCTTGAGGAAGCTTTCAAGCCACAACACCCCTTCAAGATCGAGATAGTTGGTCGGTTCGTCGAGCAGCATGAAATCCGGTTCGGAGAACAACAGGCTGGCCAAAGCCACGCGCATGCGCCAACCGCCCGAAAAGCTCGAACAGGGGCGGCGCTGGGCCTCGGTATCGAACCCGAGACCGGACAGGATCCCGGCCGCCTTGGCTTCGGCGCTATAGCCATCAAGGGCGGCGATGCGCATATGCACCTCGGACAGCCGCTCGCCGTCCGTCACCGTCTCGGCTTCGTGCAGCAGCTCGGCAAGTTCACGATGACCGGCGATCACGGTTTGCAGCAGGG harbors:
- a CDS encoding ABC-F family ATP-binding cassette domain-containing protein, giving the protein MLNISNLTYRIGGRLLIDNASASIPMGAKVGLFGRNGAGKTTLFKMILGDLEAEAGSIDYPSRMRVGTVAQEAPGSDVTLLQTVIAGHRELAELLHEAETVTDGERLSEVHMRIAALDGYSAEAKAAGILSGLGFDTEAQRRPCSSFSGGWRMRVALASLLFSEPDFMLLDEPTNYLDLEGVLWLESFLKDYRHTVVVISHDRDLLDRCMGAILHLDQGKLTLYTGNYQSFVERLTANRQRLESESRKVDAARKHMQSFVDRFRASAAKAKQAQSRIKALAKMPPIALTMEADVRPIKFSAPPKLSPPLIAVESGAVGYSDDNPILKSLNLRIDPDDRIALVGSNGNGKSTFAKMIAGRLPMMQGKMTSFPKMTVGYFAQHQLDELRPDETPFQHMADLMPNAKEPEVRAKLGAVGFSADRANNKVATLSGGEKARLLFAIIGFNAPAILILDEPTNHLDIDSRDSLIRAITEYEGAVLLISHDRHLLEACADQVWLVKDGAVKVFDGDLDDYEDLVLGRVKPGAGQKSGGNARRDKEEKASQNAEARLAKLQKDKIALDKKLSDQTLYTGDNAANNRLGQLQRREAELLRQIAEAEEEWMSAQNALEQAAE